Genomic DNA from Macadamia integrifolia cultivar HAES 741 chromosome 6, SCU_Mint_v3, whole genome shotgun sequence:
GAGATTTTAAAAATGGATTAACGTGCAAATACGGAAAGTATATACagagacttgggagattgtcaGTCGCTGAAAAAGAACAATTTTTAAATAGTAATAAATCCATCGgcccttaattttttattattaaatattaaaagaaagggcGGGTGATAAGACGAGAGAGGGAAGGAGAGACGGGACGAGAAACACGAGTACACGACCAAATGAGGCATTCGTGCGTCCCGAGATGCGGACTTTAGAGAGAAGGTAATTAAATTACGTTGTTGTCCTTGGTGGGTTCCACATATTTTCTTTATGACCCTACGAAATGACATATATATCCTTAACAATATTAAAATTTCCATATATTATGATATTGTCTTTGTTGACTCCTATTTCGTCATTGTGTGGTCCCTCGCAACATAAATTGCTTCAAATGCTACGTGTCAAATCGAATCCAAATGACAATAAATAGGATTTAATTAGGGGAATGTCATCCAAACATCCACTTGGTTTAGTCTAGGGGCACGTAGAATAATGGGTATGTGCACGAGGCTGGAAATGAATTATAGATCAACTCCCCACGTGGGGACAGGATCTCACTGTTCAAGGGtgtttgaaaaaaattgtgTCAAAGAGCTTCAAGCTCTGGAGCATTTttatatttctcttttgaatgCTTTACAATTCTCGACATATTTCTAATATGAATAAGTAATATTACATTTGTAATTCTCGACATATTACTAATATGAATAAGTAATATTACATTTAAAAGTAGTTCTTTTTTGAGATAACATTCGATTCATGTTCAATGCAACACAATTTGTATTAATATTGAATACGTACATCCAATTTCTTCTttatcaatttattttattattttatttatataagaaattaaaaaaaaatagattactaCGTAGATACATGTTCCTTCTTCCAGATATAAATGGTGTGAAAGACCACCCTATCCCTTGATTGGATACCTGTGTCCACCCTTAGTCGATCTCCACATTACAGTGATTATACAATCAAATTACGATCTCTAACCTTAAACTCAAAATATTATTAAAGGCAatataagaatttaaaattcaaaatattttctcctcaaaattatttttaatcattgattCTCTTTAACATCCATGAAGGACCAAAACCTTTCATATGACTggatttcccccccccccccgccttaaatctcttctttttctttttctttttttttttggagggggggggttCATGTGCAACCAAATAGAATACATACTCAAATGgtaaaatttctaaaatataatatataaaaaatggcACTATTTTTTTCATAAGAATATTTTTCGTGAAACAAACGCAACCTATCTGAAAGTGAAGTCTGAAGTcccaaaaagaaagatttttttttgaccTTCTTGAAGACCTCAGTGCTCTCAGAACAGCAGCAGCAAGCACATGACCCACTAAATCTCATTGTAAGGAGTGATGGAATggtagatgatgatgaggtttTCTTCTCAAGGCCCTCTAATATTGCAACCAAGcgtggtggattcttctgtcaGGACCTTCAGGGGGGTGTAAGGGCACAGTGCTCGAAGTGTTGGATTACCATGTTAGGAGGGTCATGAAACAGATATCCATTGTCTTTTTGCTTGGAAGAAGAAACATATCATCAACACTCCATACAgaaattttttgttgaaatgagatgagatccACAAGTTCAGAAAGCAAAAGACAAAGGGAGCTCTTTGGGTGGACAGCAACCAACATACCTCAATGATAAGTGTGAGGTTCTATTTCTAACAAATCATGGCTTAAGTGGATATCAATTGATCTTAGGACACTACAATGTGTCTTATATCTCTTAGGGTTTCGAGTAAGCTGGTTGTAGGTTCGAGTCTTAGTATGTTCACTATCGTCCATTGATCCTACGAAAGCATCGCTTATTGTGAGGGGCCTTCTcttgggggctatgatcactaccatgaagCACCCTTTTTGTCccatgatttcacttcgaacaaAGATGCAATGGAAATGTAACTAATTATGTAATAATATGCAATGCGAACAATATAGGCAAAGTGTGGTCTACGAGGATAAAAATCCTTTGCAATACCCATATCGTGCAATACTGTGCAATACTGCCTGCAAAGGTCGACACATGGACAAAGCGTaacagagagagtcgagagagtaGGGAGCTTCTTGCGAGTTAGGGCAGTGAGGGAGAGAGACgtaacacacacacacgcatagagagagagagagagagagagagagagagagtgagtgagtgaggGAATGGGATAGAAATCTCTCAGGTTTTAATTCAAAACCTGAATCAGTTCGATTTGAATACTTGGTACGATTCAGTTTAAGTTGGAGAACCATTGGTTTGGGGTTGTTTCAATGGAGGATTAATCTGAGCCGTTCATTCCGCTTTGTCCACGTGTCAACCTCTGCTAGGGGTGTTGCACAATACGGGTATTGCAGAAGATTTTTATCCGATCTACAACCATGGTTTTAATGCATGGTTTTAGAATGGGTATATCCCAAAAACAATACAATTTTAAAATGGATCAGTATCAAATCGAGTATATTGAATAGAAATATCCCTGATTTTcccaagaaaaaatatttttttaacttttttaccCTTGGTCTGTATTGTTCAAATGATATAATATCAATCAGGCATCAAGATCAGAGACCTGCCAAAACAATACAATATCACCCCATACAACCGATCCAAtatcaatacttagaaccacGGCTACCATAGAAATCTTGAATCCCTAATGGAGTCGCTACTATAGAAATCATATAATTTTCATTAGACCTCAAGGTCTTTTGCTCACATATCTAAGTTTTAGTTAAATTAGAACAATGCgacaaaatttataaaaaataatcccCATTTATGCCTCATCAAATAAAGGTTTTAGGAGTGGGTTTTCTCTGTCTTTCACATAACTGTTTATCTCTGCATCTGACAGACGTAAAGACTGGTCTATTGGAATGGATATAGACATGGTTTCAGATCCCATCTCCATAATCTATCCACATAGACGTGAGGGGTTGAAGGGGCCTCCGtatcttcatatatttgtgTCTTACCACCTAATAGATTAACAAGCCCGGATCAACTCCCAACATGGGGAGAGGAGTGATCTAGCCCTCCATTGGGGATCAGATACCTCTTAACTTGGAGTCCGGATCAGCTCCCCATGTGGTAACCACTAACCACCCCAGGGGCCATCTAACTGTTCATGTGGGTCGTCTAACTCGTGTCAGATGGGGATGGAAGGCCGGATCCCATGTGATGATGACCTTCCCCACATGGGGAAAGGATCTTGAATCTCAGTCAACTCCGTCAAAGGGTATGTTAACCACAAAAAATGGAATAGGCCCACACAGCCCACATCCAAGCCCTTTCCCCAGTGGCCCTACTTGTCTGACTACTGTAGTACTCTTGTTATCAAGTAGCCTCCTAAAAAGATTGGAAGTCCCAAAACTTAGCTACTCTTCAATCAAAACCACAAAACCTAGGCTCAATGTAACCCAGATCCAAATGCTTTTAACTGCCACAAAATTTCCACCAACCCAAGATTGGCACATTATAGTAGTACATCCAGTAAATCACCATCACTACATGTTGATCAtgtaaataacaaaaacaacaacatcTAGCCCCCACCACCTTTCCCCAGTTTGTTTATATCTCTGGCCTGTCTTCTAGCACTGGGGCTGCTGCAGCTGTCTGAATCAGATCCCTCATGTTCACTCATGTTCATTGTAAACAATTAGTTTCAACAAAGATTACTTCAGTTTCTGAATCAAGagtaaacaacaacaacaaactcagtctTATCCGAACTTAATGGAGTCGAGTAGGTAATCAGGAGTAAGCAATAAGTTATAATAAGTGAAACAGTAGAAGTAAGTACCTTTGCCAGCAATCATGGACGATGGATGAGACTCTGGGATCAAGTCCTTCTGGTACATCTAACCGACGATCCATGAAACCTACAACACCAACAACCTAGGCCACAGGGATGCAAAAAGGTTCAGCACAGGGGAAGGACAAATTTTAGCTAATTTGTTGTATCACTAATTATATAATACAATAATCAATATGAACTCCTTTTACGATCTATTACAAAAGATGGAACAAAATTGGTCTCTTCTATATGCCTCAACAAACTATAACAGATCAGAatcttaaaaaggaaaaatattaaattactGTAAAATCTTCTCCAACTACACAACACAAGAAAACTGAAGCATCCTGAAGAAATCTTAGGAAGATAGTACTCCTTGTTATTAGTCAAAGAGAAGAAACTTGCAATACTCTTTGATTTCGGATTTGTGCCAAGCTTCCTTCCTTTTTTCCGGTTATTATTACTTTTCTAGGATGCAATGGGGATAGCATCTCTTTTATGAGCACTGGTTTTCTGCCAAATGCAAGCTTATCTGCAATTCAATCCATTGGAAAGGTAGGTTGATCATTTGATTCTTTAAAACTCAGAAAAAAACTCAGAAACTGAGTATGGGATCGATCTCCATCGATTCAGATTTTGTTTCTGAGTCGAACCATCATGAAAtcaatcagaatcagccagacTCAGCTAACCCGGTTGGACTCAACGTGCATGAAATCAGGTTTAATAAGAATCAATCCCGGTCGATTCTGAGTAAACTCTGCCAATTCAGCTGATTCCAATCTGAGTCTTAAAACCATGCTTTGGACAGgtcatatgtcaagtttcacAAAGCAAAACCATATGACCTACCATGCCATGGGCCCTTTTCCCATTTATTTTCAGTGGTTTACATTCTTTTTAAAACCATATGGCCTATCATGTCTTATATCATTTTATTAGTACATCTACCACTTCTTTACCATAACCTTTGGTGGTAGACACCTCATCAAATTCTTctttaatattttcatcacccATTTTCAAAACAAATGCGCATTTGTAAACTCCTGATAAGCTATCTATCTGGAAGAATTGAAAACTAAGATGCCAATTGTTACAACTGGACAACAAAACTATTTGATCTATGAATAGTTCCTTGGTGACATTCCATCATTTCAATTATCTTTTGATTGCTAAAAGGCTGTTTAAATATTAGAAAGTGATCAATCATTATTCTCACAAGAACTAAGGGCAACATCTTGTCAATTAAATATCCTACCATAAGTTTTTAATTTCCCGTTTTTAATTTCCCAACATAGTATGCACATATAAACACACAGTACATACCTCAACAAATatattatgggagagggttctctgagcaagcggCATAGTCCAGCGAACCAATGAGGTGCGACAGAATGGTTTCGTGTATGGGCGAGCAGCAAGGTCATTTCATAAGAGgacagatagagagagagggtgctagcacaaccTCCCCTAGgagctcagagaaccttttctgTAATAATTTATAGAAGTTTAACTAAAAACTTAAGTTAATATAAAACCATGAGTTATAAAGTGGAACCAATTCGGTTTCCACAAAAATATTAATACATATATAGATTACCCATCTACAATATTGATTATAAACGGCGCCTACAGTACAGATACTTATTAGTACCAACCATTTCCAAACTGTTTGGAGCAACAATTGTTTGATTCAGTTGGAAACAACAACATAACTGCAAAGAGTTTAGGTGGGCCCATGGAATGGATGCAGTCACTAATTCCCATAGAATGACACCGAAGCTAAACACATCAGACCTGCTCCAGTAGGAACGAACACCATTTTGTCAGAAAAATAATGCTATGGACTATGGAGACTTAAAATCCATGGAGGATGATGATTTGAAGTCCATTTTAAACTTCCTAGTCCAATATGAAtgacttaaaaaatatatatatatatatatatatttttttttaaatctgaaAAAGAAGGAAACCCATGTGTGCACTTTTAGAATGTCATAATGCTTCAATCCATTCAAAAGATTACTTCTCATCTGAAGGTTCATTCCGGAGCAGTTCAGGTGCCATCCACTGGGGCTGCTgcattgaaaaagaaagaagaaattagaaTTTTCATGACAACTTTGGCTAAAGAGTTCTGATTGTTAACACAATGTAAATCATACTTGAAGTTTGCAGGATGTTTAGCGATGAGATGGACAATGCCTTATTATGAACtgatatttcatattttacaaTTTACAGTCTAAGCAGGGAAAGAAGCTCATTTTTCCAGAAGTGAGGGGGAAAGGGGATTTATGAAATTATCATATGCTGGAATACAAGTATGCAATGTGTACacaaagaaaatggggaaaaggGGGAGGAAGATCCTTACTGTCCCTCTTCCAGATTTTGCTGTTAAGAAGGTAGCATTCTTCAACTTTGATAGGCCAAAATCTCCTACCTGGAGAAGAGAAAGTGACCTGACTTAGTTAAACCAGAAGCAATTCCTGCATCATGTACAGCTTACTAGGTACAAAGTAACAAATGATCAaagataaaacccaaaccccataCCTTGACTATCCAGTTTTTGTCAACTAGTAAATTTGAAGATTTCAGGTCTCGATGAACTATTGGCGGATTTCGGTTATGCAAATAATTCATACCCCGGGCCTGAAACAAAGAGGTGACAGTACATAAGGAACTCAAAAGCTATCCTCAAAAATCAAGGGCCACCCTCAAATGGCGTCTCATGTTTGTGGAAATGAAGAAGATACTCACAACATCAAGTGCCATTCTCAAACGGCGTCTCATGTCAAATGACAGATTGTTTCTTGTAATGTTTTGAAGAAGCTTCCCCTGTAAAATGGAACAAATAACATTGTGAAAAATGGCTAGCACATTATCTATCTAGGAGGAGGGTGAGAATAAAAGGGAGGGAGACAGACAATAAGGTTGAGGTGGGATCCAAAATGAGCTAGCTGCAGAACAACACCAAATCCCTAGAGAACTTGAATAAAGGACAAACGCACATATAGTCAGGCAAAGTCCATGGATTCTTTGCTtcatgtttctttttatttattattttctgtcatttatctTTATGCTTGTTAATGAGAGATTTCATTTTAGGGCAGGGGATCGCCTACTCCCCCTGAGCCCAGACACAGAAGGTGCGAAATTACAGCCTTGCCCCTCCTTGGGATGCCACCTGCCAGGCTCCGATTGGCTGCCACGCAACACAGCTGGCAGGAATATTTAGCACTTCATTTTATTACCTGGGTAACAACTCTGTCACTATAGCAAGCCGTTCAGCCCAATAAACTGCCCCCAAGTGTGTCCTATAAGCCTCCCCATACAGTgagtccaaagtccaaacccGGTGCTTCTCAACtcaacacacacaaacacacacaaaaCCAATGTAAAAGTTTCACTTTTTTCAGACatcatttataaaaaaaaaaaaaaaaaaggaggatgaACATCCCATCCAATTCTCGATGTTGGAATAATTTTCACATACATATATGGAGTACAAAACAAGATTGGATTAAAGGTAAATGAATCACTTGAGAATACCTTGCCCAATCTCCTCCCCGAGAAGTAGGTCTTCCCAACTAATCTCACAATCGATCATTGAGCTTCATTCTTTATCCTCTTTTGTGGATGAACTCTCTTGAGTCAACTTGGTTGAGATTGTCCGAAGGGTCAACCCGATTCAACAGCATCAATTCTGCATCACTCTGTTCCAAATTCTTGTCAAACTCAGAGGAATATTTTTCATCAGCAGAGATATTAACAAGCTTTGGACGACCGGTATTCGAGTCTACCTCCAGTCGCAGACCAAGTTCTGCAATTTCTGGTGAATCAACATACCCTTGGACCTTCAGTTCAGCCACTTCCCTTTGATTTTCTGCATTTCCTGCAAATAAGTTCCTCGACATCCAAATACCCCATTCCCTTAAGAAAGGGTTATCTTCATCAGTAACACATTGTTGCAATAGCAGTAGAACCCCATTTTTCTGCCTAATTTCATCCTGTACATCGTCTCTACGGTACAAGCGATTCCCAATGAGACCAACAACGTGCTTCCGGAATCCTTTGTAAGGGCAGACCTTTGGCGATTTAGAAGCCATGTATTCTGTACGATTTTCGCAGCTTTCGCCTTGCTTGGTAGACTTCCTGATTAATGCAGGTGGCTCAAGGTTACGAAGCAAATCTAACAAGATTTCTACAAGTCCTGATGACGGTAATGACTCAGCGAGCACCCTCTCATCCCGTGCACAAATATCCCTCAGTGTGGTAAGTGAGTACCCAAGCACGTCGATTGCAGCAGAGCCCGTTGGAAGATAAGACTTGCCTCTTGAAACACAATCAAGATCCCCAGTTGCTATTTTCAGTATTCCAAGAACAGAGCGCGCGAAATCATTGGATACATAAATTTTTTCAGCCATTTTTCTGTTCAAATACTCCGCAAGGGTACACATCAGAAAAGCTTGCTCCATTGTAAAATGGTTATCTCCATATTTAAAATTGCCATCATTGTTGCCATTATCAACTAAGCTTAATTCAGAGAACAACGGAAGAAAATGGGAATCTTCGAAGCAAATGCCACAAAGAAACGCCAACCAATCTTCTTAGAATCCAACTGGTAAAACTCGTCAACTGGTTGAGATGGGAGTCCAGACTTGCAATTTACATAACCAATCCAATAAGTTTACCGATGCCACATTTTTGGATCTGGCTCTTCTTCATAAAGCCTAGGATCAAAGAGTAATCCCCTTGATAGAAGGACCAGGGCACACGTCCCAAGATCATCATAGCCGTGGGATCACTCTTGGATCTTGAGTTCTATGAAGAGGAATTCTATCCCTAATTTTCATATCAACTTATACTCAAGACCTCCCTTTCCAAGAAGATCCACATTCGACACCCATCATTGTGCTACAATATGACTAATTATGAACATTCGTtggcctttgttttttttttttttttgggtgcaaatgAGAAGGATCAAATGAGGGAAACCGGAAATAGCAATATCTATATTGTATTTTAGtatcaaattcaaaataaatgttCTCCTGACAGTTTTACCAATGATTTAGCTTTCCTATTCTGTAATATTCCCCAGTCTCAAATTTGTGTAAGGGGCTTTTTAGGAACCATACAAGAGAGCACCCACAGAGCCCAATAGGACACTCATATTGTagtttatagagagagagagagagagaaagagagagagagagagagagtgagtgatgAATCTATTAAAGAGGCCATGTGTCCAACCTTTTTCCGGAGGTAACGTCcgttaatttatttattcaaaattttacatctttttttgttttccctatttttgaagaaattcaaattattcagattttattagcCTTTTTTATCTCCTTTATTTAGGGGGAGCTTCAAATCGTGGATATCAtccacgtctctctctctctctctctctctctctctctctcttattaggATTCTCAACCATCACTTTATTGATCATGTGTGAGTACATATATGGCTGATGGTTGAAAACCATTACAAGCTTGAGTATAGTAATCACACTCATCAATCCATCTTGTTCTAATTTTGATagggatcattttttttttgtaaaatatttggATCAGctaaatcttcttttttttttttgtagaaatttGGATCAGCTAAATCGTGGCTTGAAGTGTGGGGGTTGCATCCCATCGGTCTCCacttgatttggaattggagGTTGGTAAATAATCTATTTCTCGTATTAGGGTTTTATTGTAGCTTCTAACGTTCAATTCCAATTAAAGTGGGATAAATGAGGGGAGATGGGTTAATGAGTTGGACTActataatataaagaaaagtGGAAGATAAAAAGGAgatatatggaaaaaaaaaatgagataattGGGATACATATCCACGATTTGAAACTCCCCCTAAAtaaaggagataaaataggttaataaaatctgaataatttggaattccttaaaaatagggaaaacaaaaaaaaatgtaaaattttgaataaataaatgaatggaACGTTACCTCTGTAAGGAGGTTGGACATGTGCCATCTTTAAACCGTAAGACCCGTTTAAATCATCTACTCGTACGAGCAGATGATCCGCTCTCTATGTATCATTGGCTACTCTAATATACAATATTTTTAgacaaccaaacataaccttaggGTTATGATATTTTGCGAAGGTTTTTAAAATCCCTAATAATATATATAAGAATTAAATATTCAATAGCTAAAAATGTACTtcattatttaaattttatgtaaattttttataagaaaagaaattatgtaaaatatataattGTAACTTAAAGTGGTGAACAAGTTATAATTCACATTATTGGCCTTTTctaagaacttttttttttttccaatgtgAGTAAATACTGACATTTCACATAAGTCTTGCATTAGATGCGATAATAAATCTCAATttattgaaactttttttttatccttgctATAATATAACTTTGTGAATAAGATGGTAGACAATTAAAATCATGCACTAGATAATAGATATGCCTTTTTTTAAAATGGGTTACACTTCAAATGATACTAAGTAGGCTAATCATTGCTTGAGAAAGTTTTCTTTGACCTACCATGAAGTCAGTAGCCATTGATTAAGGAATTCCTCCTTCGCCATAGCTTAAGAGGAACAGTGTCAGTTGATTATTACTCTTTCCAAGTTCACTGATTAATTGAGTAGGTAATCTTAATTTCAATCGAAGCCTACCGGAAATAAAGACTCAAAAAACccgaaaatgaagaaagagttAACTGATCAGTTCAAAATACAGGCTCAAGGAACTTGTTCACTTTCATCACGTTAGAGTGAAATATGGGGTGGCATCTGAAGACCTCTACGAGCTTCATCGTTGCCTATGGACCCCAGCTTCGTTAGCCATTAGCACAATCAGAAGCACCACTCACCAGAGTTGTCGTCAATTTCTACAATGGAGGCACGGGAAAAAACCGCTGCCTAGTTGCACCTAGACACATGACCAGATGGAATTAACACCCGGCCCCTTATTTAATAGTAAAAaccaactatatatatatatatatgcactaaTATACCCTTGTGCGTGCTCTGATTGGTCCACATTGGTCCAGAGACTACGTTACCTATTAGCTAGTACTAAACCGGCTTTGGACCTTGCTTCGTCATTTACAAACATGCCATGCACAAAACCTTTCGGCACAAGGAAAAacttttttccataattttttgaggtgtgtTTCTCCAACTCACTTGAAATGCAAATGTATATACATGGCACTCAATACTCAATAGTCATACAAACATGGAAACTAACATACTCAGAAGTATTCACcgaaaataaataactaaacagATATACTCAGAAGTACATGCTGCAGTATACAGCTGAATGGTAGGATTCCAAAGATTGAGGCTCCATTGCCACATTAACATTTTCACTCAACACCTCACAagtaagaggtcatgagttcaactatCCTTGGGGGCCTACCtactaggagagagaaaaacatcTCACTTGTCCTCTGAAAACTTGCTTTCATTCCCATATTAGTAGTCGACTCTGATGTATGTGAAAACACATCACAACATGCTATCAGAGCCGGTGGCATCCTAGGCATACTTCCTTGCGAGTCTAGCATTGTACTCGTGCTTGAGTAGATTAGCCCTCAGCAACATTGCCCTGACATCACGGCTGAACTCGCTGCCTGTCTGTAGGACCCGTTGGAATGTTGCATTCCTTTGATCAGCATGTCTCGCGTATAGAATTTTGTTGTGTGAGTCTATACGAGCCTGTAGTTTGGACAAGTCTGATAAATTAAAGCATGAAAGACACAAGGAATGGAATAAAAAAGTTGTAAGAAATGTAAAATGCTGAATTGAGAGGCTGGTCCATCCCTCCTCCAACaataaaaacctttttttattaCAAAGACAAGTTGAAGCTTCATGAATCAACATAAATGGATAATATTGTAGCCAAAAAGCATACCTGAATTTGATTCTCTGTAATCAAAGCTTCGAGTTCTTTCTCCAACCCAACAACACTGGTTTTAAAGGCACTAGCCATCATGTGCAGATCAACAGATACAAAGGGGTGTGTGTATTGGATAATGGCTTTGTGACGGATTTGATTATATAGAGTCTCAACATGGTCATACAAATGGATATCAAGCAACAGATTGGCTTTGAGATTTTCAAGGTACTCCAGACATGAAGCATAATGGCTGCAACAgagaattttcaaaatataaaatagtgATCTACTGCCATCAATCATGGAAAGAAGATAGGGCATTATGTATGGCCAGTTGAGATTGCCCCAACAGCCAGCATCCATGGTATTTTGTAACAACAATTATATGGCAGAATAATCTTTCATGAATCAATGATTCAAGTCCAGAATGGAATTAATGGAGGTAAAGAATTAGGACCTTCAGACTCCCCAACTTTCtttaaatgaaaaatgaatCAACGATGAGGGCAAGCTTGTACTCCCCCTACCCCACCCCTGTGTCTTCCAAAAAACACTTATGCAACGATGCGCCACTGACAAGACTCTTTAATACTTCAATGGCACTCTAAAGAGAGCATCACAGGAGAAGGTAACCCTCAGAAAGTAGACCCTTAAGGCCCTTTGTAAAGCTTACGAAGTGAAACACATGCAAAGTACACTCACACATATAGCTCTATCGTAGGACaagatttcta
This window encodes:
- the LOC122080882 gene encoding serine/threonine-protein kinase CTR1-like isoform X2, yielding MRRRLRMALDVARGMNYLHNRNPPIVHRDLKSSNLLVDKNWIVKVGDFGLSKLKNATFLTAKSGRGTPQWMAPELLRNEPSDEKLLVL
- the LOC122080882 gene encoding serine/threonine-protein kinase CTR1-like isoform X1; the encoded protein is MRRRLRMALDVARGMNYLHNRNPPIVHRDLKSSNLLVDKNWIVKVGDFGLSKLKNATFLTAKSGRGTQPQWMAPELLRNEPSDEKLLVL
- the LOC122082226 gene encoding LOW QUALITY PROTEIN: ataxin-10-like (The sequence of the model RefSeq protein was modified relative to this genomic sequence to represent the inferred CDS: substituted 1 base at 1 genomic stop codon) translates to MAHVQPPYRVGFXEDWLAFLCGICFEDSHFLPLFSELSLVDNGNNDGNFKYGDNHFTMEQAFLMCTLAEYLNRKMAEKIYVSNDFARSVLGILKIATGDLDCVSRGKSYLPTGSAAIDVLGYSLTTLRDICARDERVLAESLPSSGLVEILLDLLRNLEPPALIRKSTKQGESCENRTEYMASKSPKVCPYKGFRKHVVGLIGNRLYRRDDVQDEIRQKNGVLLLLQQCVTDEDNPFLREWGIWMSRNLFAGNAENQREVAELKVQGYVDSPEIAELGLRLEVDSNTGRPKLVNISADEKYSSEFDKNLEQSDAELMLLNRVDPSDNLNQVDSREFIHKRG